A genomic region of Vitreoscilla filiformis contains the following coding sequences:
- the tuf gene encoding elongation factor Tu produces the protein MAKEKFERTKPHVNVGTIGHVDHGKTTLTAAITTILSKKFGGEAKAYDQIDAAPEEKARGITINTAHVEYETANRHYAHVDCPGHADYVKNMITGAAQMDGAILVCSAADGPMPQTREHILLARQVGVPYIIVFLNKCDMVDDEELLELVEMEVRELLSKYDFPGDDTPIVKGSAKLALEGDQSELGEAAIMRLADALDSYIPTPERAVDGTFLMPVEDVFSISGRGTVVTGRVERGIVKVGEEIEIVGIRATVKTTCTGVEMFRKLLDQGQAGDNVGILLRGTKREDVERGQVLCKPGSIKPHTHFTAEVYVLSKDEGGRHTPFFNNYRPQFYFRTTDVTGAVELPKDKEMVMPGDNVQMTVKLIAPIAMEEGLRFAIREGGRTVGAGVVAKIIE, from the coding sequence ATGGCAAAGGAAAAGTTCGAACGGACCAAGCCGCACGTGAACGTGGGCACCATCGGTCACGTTGACCACGGCAAGACCACCCTGACGGCTGCGATCACCACGATCCTGTCCAAGAAGTTCGGCGGCGAAGCCAAGGCCTACGACCAGATCGACGCCGCTCCGGAAGAGAAGGCTCGCGGCATCACCATCAACACCGCGCACGTTGAGTACGAAACGGCCAACCGCCACTACGCTCACGTGGACTGCCCGGGTCACGCCGACTATGTGAAGAACATGATCACGGGTGCCGCCCAGATGGACGGCGCCATCCTGGTGTGCTCGGCCGCTGACGGCCCGATGCCCCAAACCCGTGAGCACATCCTGCTGGCCCGCCAAGTGGGCGTTCCCTACATCATCGTGTTCCTGAACAAGTGCGACATGGTGGACGACGAGGAACTGCTGGAACTGGTCGAAATGGAAGTGCGCGAGCTGCTCTCCAAGTACGACTTCCCCGGCGACGACACCCCGATCGTCAAGGGCTCGGCCAAGCTGGCACTCGAAGGCGACCAAAGCGAACTGGGCGAAGCCGCCATCATGCGCTTGGCCGATGCACTGGACAGCTACATCCCGACGCCTGAGCGCGCCGTGGATGGCACCTTCCTGATGCCTGTGGAAGACGTGTTCTCGATCTCCGGTCGTGGCACCGTGGTGACTGGCCGTGTTGAGCGTGGCATCGTCAAGGTCGGCGAAGAAATCGAAATCGTCGGTATCCGCGCCACCGTCAAGACCACCTGCACCGGCGTGGAAATGTTCCGCAAGCTGCTGGATCAAGGTCAAGCCGGCGACAACGTCGGTATCCTGCTGCGCGGCACCAAGCGTGAAGACGTCGAGCGCGGCCAAGTGCTGTGCAAGCCGGGCTCCATCAAGCCGCACACCCACTTCACCGCCGAGGTGTACGTGTTGTCCAAGGACGAAGGTGGCCGTCACACCCCGTTCTTCAACAACTACCGCCCGCAGTTCTACTTCCGCACCACCGATGTCACCGGCGCCGTTGAGCTGCCCAAGGACAAAGAAATGGTGATGCCGGGTGACAACGTGCAGATGACCGTCAAGCTGATCGCCCCGATCGCCATGGAAGAAGGTCTGCGCTTCGCCATCCGTGAAGGTGGCCGCACCGTCGGCGCCGGCGTCGTTGCCAAGATCATCGAGTAA
- the rplA gene encoding 50S ribosomal protein L1 — MAKLTKKAKALQGKVDSLKLYGIQEALELVKGCATAKFDESIDVAVQLGVDARKSDQVVRGAVVMPNGTGKTKRVAVFAQGAKAEEARAAGADVVGLEDLAAEVKAGNLNFDVVIASPDTMRIVGTLGQILGPRGLMPNPKVGTVTPDVATAVRNAKAGQVQFRVDKAGIIHGTIGRRSFDDAKLIGNLAALLEALNKAKPASSKGVYLRKLAVSSTMGVGARVDVGSVAAATAACRPFESNLP; from the coding sequence ATGGCAAAGCTGACCAAAAAAGCCAAGGCCCTGCAAGGCAAGGTGGACAGCCTCAAGCTGTACGGTATCCAGGAAGCCCTGGAACTGGTGAAGGGCTGCGCAACCGCCAAGTTTGACGAGTCCATCGACGTGGCCGTGCAACTGGGCGTGGACGCTCGCAAGTCGGATCAAGTGGTGCGCGGCGCCGTCGTGATGCCCAACGGCACCGGCAAGACCAAGCGCGTAGCCGTGTTCGCCCAAGGCGCCAAGGCTGAAGAAGCCCGCGCCGCTGGCGCCGATGTGGTCGGTCTGGAAGACTTGGCCGCTGAAGTCAAGGCCGGCAACTTGAACTTTGACGTGGTGATCGCTTCGCCGGACACCATGCGCATCGTCGGTACCCTGGGTCAAATCCTGGGTCCGCGTGGCCTGATGCCGAACCCGAAGGTCGGCACCGTGACCCCGGACGTGGCCACCGCTGTGCGCAACGCCAAGGCTGGTCAAGTGCAGTTCCGCGTGGACAAGGCTGGCATCATCCACGGCACCATTGGCCGTCGCTCGTTCGACGACGCCAAGCTGATCGGCAACTTGGCCGCTCTGCTGGAAGCCCTGAACAAGGCCAAGCCGGCTTCGAGCAAGGGTGTTTACCTGCGCAAGCTGGCTGTGTCCTCGACCATGGGCGTGGGTGCCCGCGTGGACGTGGGCTCGGTGGCTGCTGCCACCGCCGCCTGTCGGCCCTTCGAGAGCAATCTCCCGTGA
- the secE gene encoding preprotein translocase subunit SecE, with product MSTPQPIETVSSGGDKAKLVTSGVLVIGAVVAFYLLNQQSMWLRVLAFLLVLGGAVALFFQTDTGRQLIAYGHESVREVKKVVWPTRKEAGQMTAYVFAFVFLMGLFLWLTDKTLEWVLYDLILGWKR from the coding sequence ATGTCCACTCCTCAACCCATCGAAACTGTGTCCTCTGGCGGCGACAAAGCCAAGCTGGTGACTTCCGGCGTGCTGGTGATCGGTGCGGTGGTGGCGTTCTACCTGCTGAACCAGCAATCCATGTGGTTGCGTGTACTGGCTTTTCTGTTGGTTTTGGGCGGTGCGGTCGCGCTGTTCTTCCAGACCGACACCGGTCGGCAGTTGATCGCCTACGGACACGAGTCGGTGCGCGAAGTCAAGAAAGTGGTTTGGCCGACCCGCAAGGAAGCCGGCCAAATGACCGCTTACGTGTTCGCCTTCGTGTTCCTCATGGGGTTGTTCCTGTGGCTCACCGACAAGACGCTGGAGTGGGTACTGTACGACTTGATCCTGGGCTGGAAGCGCTGA
- the rplK gene encoding 50S ribosomal protein L11 produces MAKKIVGFIKLQVPAGKANPSPPIGPALGQRGLNIMAFCKEFNAKTQGMEPGLKLPVVITAYADKSFTFVLKSPPATVLIKKAVGLDKGSPKANSMKVGKISRAQLEAIATTKMADLTAANMDAAVKTIAGSARSMGIIVEGV; encoded by the coding sequence ATGGCAAAGAAGATTGTCGGCTTTATCAAGCTGCAAGTGCCGGCCGGTAAGGCCAACCCGTCTCCCCCGATTGGCCCGGCGCTGGGTCAGCGTGGTCTGAACATCATGGCGTTCTGCAAGGAATTCAACGCCAAGACCCAAGGGATGGAGCCGGGCCTGAAGCTGCCGGTGGTGATCACCGCCTACGCTGACAAGTCCTTCACCTTCGTGCTGAAGTCGCCCCCAGCGACCGTGCTGATCAAGAAGGCTGTGGGTCTGGACAAGGGTTCGCCCAAGGCCAACTCGATGAAGGTCGGCAAGATCAGCCGCGCCCAGCTCGAAGCCATTGCAACCACCAAGATGGCTGACCTCACCGCTGCCAACATGGACGCAGCTGTGAAGACGATCGCAGGTTCGGCCCGTTCGATGGGCATCATCGTGGAGGGCGTGTGA
- the trpD gene encoding anthranilate phosphoribosyltransferase, with amino-acid sequence MSISNVDALSRVIEHREIFHDEMLTLMRRIMSGEMSPVMIAALAVGLRVKKESIGEITAAAQVMREFATPVPLADRTGLVDMCGTGGDGAHTFNISTTATFVAAAAGAKVAKHGGRSVSSTSGSADVLEALGANINLPPAQVAQCLAECGIGFMFAPNHHPSMKHAAPVRRELGVRTIFNILGPLTNPAGAPNQVMGVFHPDLVGIQVRVLQRLGSEHVLIVHGMNGMDEISLSGETLVGELKNGQVSEYRVHPSDFGLPVYDTRVLRVANQQESVDCVRRALSNEDGPVRDIVLLNAGAAIYAGGVAASIEEGVKRAREAVASGAALAKLSQFVEVTNRLRPTAA; translated from the coding sequence ATGAGCATCAGCAATGTGGACGCGCTGAGCCGCGTCATCGAACACCGCGAAATCTTCCACGACGAGATGCTGACGCTGATGCGCCGCATCATGAGCGGCGAGATGTCGCCGGTGATGATCGCCGCGTTGGCCGTGGGCCTGCGCGTGAAGAAGGAAAGCATCGGCGAAATCACCGCCGCCGCGCAGGTGATGCGCGAGTTCGCCACGCCCGTGCCGCTGGCCGATCGCACTGGCCTGGTGGACATGTGCGGCACCGGCGGTGACGGTGCCCACACCTTCAACATTTCCACCACTGCCACCTTTGTGGCCGCTGCGGCGGGCGCCAAAGTGGCCAAGCACGGCGGGCGCAGTGTGTCCTCCACCAGCGGTTCAGCCGATGTGCTGGAAGCCCTGGGCGCCAACATCAACCTGCCGCCCGCGCAGGTGGCGCAGTGTTTGGCGGAGTGCGGCATCGGCTTCATGTTCGCGCCGAACCACCACCCGTCGATGAAACACGCCGCGCCTGTGCGCCGTGAGCTGGGCGTGCGCACCATCTTCAACATCCTGGGGCCGCTGACCAACCCGGCCGGCGCGCCGAACCAAGTGATGGGCGTGTTCCACCCCGATCTGGTGGGCATCCAGGTGCGCGTGCTGCAACGCTTGGGCTCCGAGCATGTGCTCATCGTCCACGGCATGAACGGCATGGATGAAATTTCGCTCTCGGGCGAAACGCTGGTCGGCGAGCTGAAAAACGGCCAGGTGAGCGAATACCGCGTCCACCCCAGCGACTTCGGCCTGCCGGTGTACGACACCCGTGTGTTGCGCGTGGCGAATCAACAAGAGTCGGTGGACTGCGTGCGCCGCGCCCTCAGCAATGAGGACGGCCCCGTGCGCGACATCGTGCTGCTGAACGCTGGCGCGGCGATTTACGCCGGCGGCGTGGCCGCGAGCATTGAAGAAGGCGTGAAGCGGGCGCGTGAAGCCGTGGCTTCGGGCGCGGCGCTGGCCAAGCTGAGCCAGTTTGTGGAAGTCACGAACCGCCTGCGCCCGACGGCGGCCTGA
- the rplJ gene encoding 50S ribosomal protein L10, whose amino-acid sequence MSLNRNEKAAVIEEVAAQVAKSQTLAVAEYRGLTVEALNKLRVDARAKGVYLHVLKNTLARRAVAGSQFEVASESLVGPLIYGFSEDAVAAAKVIADFAKTNDKLVIKGGAYAGKALDVEGVKALASVPSKEVLLSQLAGLLKSPMQGMAAVLAALSEKRAGGAEAPAA is encoded by the coding sequence TTGAGTCTCAACCGCAACGAAAAGGCGGCCGTGATCGAGGAAGTGGCAGCGCAAGTTGCCAAGTCCCAGACCCTGGCGGTGGCCGAGTACCGTGGTCTCACCGTCGAAGCCCTGAACAAGCTGCGCGTCGATGCGCGGGCCAAGGGCGTGTACCTTCACGTGCTGAAGAACACGCTGGCTCGTCGCGCCGTCGCTGGCTCGCAGTTCGAGGTGGCGTCGGAGAGCCTGGTCGGCCCGCTGATCTACGGCTTTTCTGAAGACGCCGTGGCCGCAGCCAAGGTGATCGCCGACTTCGCCAAGACCAACGACAAGCTGGTCATCAAGGGCGGCGCTTACGCTGGCAAGGCTCTGGACGTCGAAGGCGTCAAGGCCCTGGCCTCGGTGCCGAGCAAGGAAGTCCTGCTGTCGCAATTGGCTGGCTTGCTCAAGTCGCCGATGCAAGGCATGGCCGCCGTGCTGGCTGCCCTGTCCGAAAAGCGTGCTGGTGGCGCCGAAGCTCCGGCCGCCTGA
- the rplL gene encoding 50S ribosomal protein L7/L12, with protein sequence MAFDKDAFLAALDTMSVMELNDLVKAIEEKFGVSAASMAVAAGGAAGGAAGGAAAPAAEEKTEFNVVLLEAGAQKVSVIKAVREITGLGLKEAKDLVDGAPKNVKEAIPKADAEAAVKKLTDAGAKAEVK encoded by the coding sequence ATGGCATTCGATAAAGACGCCTTCCTGGCCGCTCTGGACACCATGTCCGTCATGGAACTCAATGACCTGGTGAAGGCCATTGAAGAGAAGTTCGGCGTGTCCGCCGCTTCGATGGCTGTCGCCGCTGGTGGCGCTGCTGGCGGCGCTGCTGGCGGCGCTGCTGCCCCGGCCGCTGAAGAGAAGACCGAATTCAACGTCGTGCTGCTGGAAGCTGGCGCCCAAAAGGTGTCGGTGATCAAGGCCGTGCGCGAAATCACCGGTCTGGGCCTGAAGGAAGCCAAGGATCTGGTGGACGGCGCTCCGAAGAACGTCAAGGAAGCCATCCCCAAGGCCGACGCCGAAGCTGCTGTCAAGAAGCTCACCGACGCTGGCGCCAAGGCCGAAGTCAAGTAA
- the nusG gene encoding transcription termination/antitermination protein NusG, producing the protein MPMRWYVVHAYSGMEKAVERNIRERIERSGMHAKFGRILVPTEEVVELKNGKKSVTERRFFPGYVLVEMVMDDESWHLVKHTSKVTGFVGGAKNRPAPISEAEVMKIVNQMKEGIEKPRPKVEWQVGELVRVKEGPFTDFNGAIEEVNYEKSKVRVSVTIFGRATPVELDFSQVEKV; encoded by the coding sequence GTGCCGATGCGCTGGTACGTGGTGCATGCCTACTCTGGCATGGAAAAAGCTGTTGAGCGCAACATTCGTGAGCGCATCGAGCGTTCGGGCATGCACGCCAAGTTCGGTCGCATTCTGGTACCGACCGAAGAAGTGGTTGAGCTGAAGAACGGTAAAAAGTCGGTCACAGAGCGACGCTTCTTCCCCGGCTATGTGCTGGTTGAGATGGTGATGGACGATGAGTCCTGGCACTTGGTCAAGCACACCAGCAAGGTCACGGGTTTTGTGGGTGGGGCTAAAAACCGTCCCGCCCCCATCTCCGAAGCCGAGGTGATGAAGATCGTCAACCAGATGAAAGAAGGCATCGAAAAGCCCCGGCCCAAGGTCGAGTGGCAGGTGGGCGAGCTGGTGCGGGTCAAGGAAGGCCCGTTCACAGATTTCAACGGTGCCATCGAAGAAGTCAATTACGAGAAGTCCAAGGTGCGCGTTTCGGTCACGATTTTTGGTCGCGCCACGCCTGTGGAGCTCGATTTCTCGCAAGTCGAGAAAGTCTAA
- the ltaE gene encoding low-specificity L-threonine aldolase → MSSVNYASAAAPAPASGLPLVDLRSDTVTRPTPAMRQAMLAAELGDDVFGDDPTVNALQARIAELLGFEAALFMPSGTASNLCALLTHCGRGDEYLVGQLAHTYRYEGGGAAVLGGIQPQPLVQQPGGELALADIAAAIKPDDVHFARSRLLCLENTWNGKVLGLDYLAEATALARQRGLNTHLDGARLFNAAVATAGAGGDPYAAARQIASHFDSVSVCFSKGLGAPVGSALCGSRAFIEQAKRARKMTGGGMRQVGLLAAGALHALEHHVHRLADDHALARRLAEGLAALPGITVTPPQTNIVFAEVADGCGAALLEHLRTRGVLATGLIGLRFVTHLDVDAAGVDRALAAAAEFLL, encoded by the coding sequence ATGAGCAGCGTGAACTACGCCAGCGCCGCTGCGCCGGCCCCCGCATCCGGCCTGCCGCTGGTGGACTTGCGCAGCGACACCGTTACCCGCCCCACGCCCGCGATGCGCCAAGCCATGCTCGCCGCCGAGCTGGGCGACGATGTGTTCGGCGATGACCCGACGGTGAACGCGCTGCAAGCCCGCATCGCCGAGTTGCTGGGCTTCGAGGCGGCGCTCTTCATGCCCAGCGGCACTGCCAGCAACCTGTGCGCGCTGCTGACGCACTGCGGACGCGGGGACGAATACCTCGTCGGCCAACTGGCGCACACCTACCGCTACGAAGGCGGTGGCGCGGCGGTGCTGGGCGGCATCCAGCCGCAGCCGCTCGTGCAGCAGCCAGGCGGCGAGCTGGCGCTGGCCGACATCGCTGCGGCCATCAAACCCGACGATGTGCATTTCGCCCGAAGCCGCTTGCTGTGCCTGGAGAACACCTGGAACGGCAAGGTGCTGGGCTTGGATTACCTGGCCGAAGCCACGGCGCTGGCACGCCAGCGCGGCCTCAACACCCATCTGGACGGAGCACGGCTGTTCAACGCCGCTGTTGCCACCGCCGGTGCGGGCGGTGACCCGTACGCCGCCGCACGCCAGATCGCCAGCCACTTCGACAGCGTCTCCGTTTGCTTCAGCAAAGGGCTGGGCGCGCCGGTCGGCTCGGCGCTGTGCGGCTCACGCGCTTTCATCGAACAGGCCAAACGCGCCCGCAAGATGACGGGCGGCGGGATGCGCCAAGTCGGTTTGCTGGCCGCAGGTGCGCTGCACGCGCTGGAACACCACGTTCACCGCTTGGCGGACGATCATGCCCTGGCGCGCCGTTTGGCCGAAGGGCTGGCCGCGCTGCCTGGCATCACGGTGACGCCGCCGCAAACCAACATCGTGTTCGCCGAGGTGGCCGATGGGTGCGGCGCCGCGCTGCTGGAACACCTGCGCACACGCGGCGTGCTGGCCACGGGCCTCATCGGCCTGCGTTTCGTCACCCATCTGGATGTGGACGCGGCGGGCGTGGATCGCGCCCTCGCCGCTGCCGCCGAATTTCTGCTCTGA
- the trpC gene encoding indole-3-glycerol phosphate synthase TrpC: MSTPDILQRIVTVKHEEVAAASVRRSLASLRAEAESRTEPTRGFAAALRAKVAAGLPAVIAEVKKASPSKGVLREHFVPAEIAASYARHGAACLSVLTDERFFQGSEAYLREARAACSLPVIRKDFIVDPYQVFDARAMGADAILLIAACLDDAQMADLEATALALGLDVLVEVHDGEELERALKLRTPLLGINNRNLRTFDVTLNTTLGLLPRVPADRLLVTESGILSRADVQQMRAADVNAFLVGEAFMRAADPGAALAELFA, from the coding sequence ATGTCCACTCCCGACATCCTGCAACGCATCGTCACCGTCAAGCACGAGGAAGTGGCCGCCGCCAGCGTACGCCGTTCACTCGCCAGCCTGCGGGCCGAAGCCGAAAGCCGTACCGAGCCGACGCGCGGTTTTGCCGCCGCCCTGCGCGCCAAGGTGGCCGCTGGCCTGCCCGCCGTGATCGCCGAAGTGAAGAAGGCCAGCCCGAGCAAAGGCGTGCTGCGTGAGCACTTCGTGCCTGCCGAGATCGCCGCCAGCTACGCCCGCCACGGCGCGGCCTGCCTGAGTGTGCTGACCGACGAGCGCTTCTTCCAAGGCAGCGAAGCCTATCTGCGCGAAGCCCGCGCCGCGTGCAGCCTGCCGGTGATCCGCAAAGACTTCATCGTCGACCCGTACCAAGTGTTCGACGCCCGGGCGATGGGCGCCGACGCCATCCTCCTCATCGCTGCCTGTCTGGACGATGCGCAGATGGCCGACTTGGAAGCCACCGCTCTGGCGCTGGGCTTGGACGTGCTGGTGGAAGTCCACGACGGTGAGGAGCTGGAGCGGGCGCTGAAGCTGAGAACGCCGCTGCTGGGCATCAACAACCGCAACCTGCGGACGTTTGACGTCACGCTGAACACCACGCTGGGCTTGCTGCCGCGTGTGCCAGCGGATCGGCTGCTGGTGACCGAATCCGGCATCCTCAGCCGCGCCGACGTGCAGCAGATGCGCGCTGCCGACGTGAATGCCTTCCTCGTCGGCGAAGCCTTCATGCGCGCCGCCGACCCCGGCGCCGCGCTGGCTGAGTTGTTCGCATGA
- a CDS encoding uracil-DNA glycosylase, translated as MSNRLSEPLDACLDRISGAWHSVTEAWRASAEGQRLLRFVAERQAAGAMIYPATPFKALELTPLEAVRVVILGQDPYHGPGQAEGLAFSVPRGVKLPPSLRNIFVELERDLGLPLPTHGHLGDWAAQGVLLLNTSLTVEDGQPASHAKRGWEALTDVLIQAVAAKPEPVVFMLWGAHAQAKAPLIEAMASGRHVLLQANHPSPLSARRLPVPFIGCGHFRAVQAVTPMDWRVKS; from the coding sequence ATGAGCAATCGACTGAGCGAGCCGCTGGACGCTTGCCTGGATCGCATCAGCGGCGCGTGGCACAGCGTGACCGAGGCGTGGCGAGCCAGTGCCGAAGGCCAGCGGCTGCTGCGTTTCGTTGCCGAGCGCCAAGCGGCGGGCGCCATGATCTACCCGGCCACACCGTTCAAAGCGTTGGAATTGACGCCGCTGGAAGCGGTGCGGGTGGTGATCCTGGGCCAAGACCCGTACCACGGGCCGGGGCAAGCCGAAGGGCTGGCGTTCTCGGTGCCCCGAGGCGTGAAGCTGCCGCCCAGCTTGCGCAACATCTTCGTCGAGCTGGAGCGCGACTTGGGCCTGCCGCTGCCTACCCATGGCCACTTAGGCGACTGGGCCGCACAAGGCGTGCTGCTGCTCAACACCAGCTTGACGGTGGAAGACGGCCAACCCGCCAGCCACGCCAAACGCGGCTGGGAAGCACTTACCGATGTGCTCATCCAAGCCGTGGCCGCCAAACCCGAACCGGTGGTGTTCATGCTCTGGGGCGCACACGCCCAAGCCAAGGCCCCGCTGATTGAAGCGATGGCATCGGGGCGGCACGTGCTGTTGCAAGCCAATCACCCGTCGCCGCTGTCGGCGCGTCGGCTGCCGGTGCCCTTCATCGGGTGTGGGCATTTCCGTGCCGTTCAAGCTGTCACACCGATGGATTGGCGAGTAAAAAGCTAG